Proteins encoded together in one Telopea speciosissima isolate NSW1024214 ecotype Mountain lineage chromosome 4, Tspe_v1, whole genome shotgun sequence window:
- the LOC122658376 gene encoding anaphase-promoting complex subunit 10: MATAESSEGEEEGKLIGGNHQLVVDDDLREMAKKAAWSVSSCKPGNGVQCLRDDNLDSYWQSDGAQPHLVNIQFQKKVKLQLVVLYVDFKLDESYTPSKICIRAGDGFHNLKEIKTVELVKPIGWVYISLSGTDPREAFINTFMLQISVLSNHLNGRDTHVRQIKVYGPRLNPIPHQPFQFTSREFITYSCVR, encoded by the exons ATGGCTACGGCGGAGTCGTCGGAGGGAGAGGAGGAAGGGAAGCTGATAGGAGGGAACCACCAGCTGGTGGTGGACGACGACCTCCGTGAGATGGCTAAAAAGGCCGCTTGGAGCGTCAGCTCCTGCAAGCCCGGCAACGGCGTCCAGTGCCTCCGCGACGATAACCTAGATTCCTACTGGCA ATCAGATGGTGCGCAGCCTCATTTGGTAAATATTCAGTTTCAGAAAAAAGTAAAGTTGCAA CTAGTGGTCCTGTATGTGGATTTCAAGCTTGATGAGAGCTACACACCCAGCAAAATCTGTATCCGGGCTGGTGATGGATTCCACAACTTGAAG GAGATAAAAACTGTGGAGCTTGTTAAGCCAATCGGTTGGGTATATATATCCTTATCTGGCACTGATCCTCG GGAAGCATTCATTAACACCTTTATGCTGCAAATTTCTGTGTTATCCAACCACCTTAATGGGAGGGATACCCATGTGCGCCAGATCAAAGTTTATGGGCCTCGCCT GAACCCTATTCCTCACCAACCCTTTCAGTTCACTTCAAGGGAGTTCATTACATATTCATGTGTGAGATGA
- the LOC122658375 gene encoding CBS domain-containing protein CBSX3, mitochondrial-like, with translation MQGIARVVQSRRHTLQNVILKHPKVQCTAVQPNVLSRCECVISSPTMQHKGIENTTVAEVLTTKGEDSLLCCHTDDTVYDAVKRMADSNVGSLVVLRPGEQKLIAGIVTERDYLKKIIAQGRASKYTRVAEIMTNESKLITVSSDTNILHAMQLMTDNNIRHVPVIDGKIVGMISIVDVVRAVVEQQNQEVKRLNDFIKGDYY, from the exons ATGCAAGGAATTGCTCGAGTTGTACAGTCACGCCGCCATACACTTCAGAATGTAATTCTAAAGCACCCAAAGGTGCAGTGCACAGCAGTTCAACCTAATGTACTTTCACGCTGTGAATGTGTTATATCTTCTCCTACCATGCAACACAAAGGTATAGAGAATACAACAGTAGCAGAAGTTCTTACAACAAAAGGAGAAGACTCTCTGCTCTGTTGCCATACTGACGACACTGTTTATGATGCTGTGAAGAGG ATGGCAGACAGTAATGTTGGATCCTTAGTGGTTCTAAGGCCGGGGGAGCAAAAACTGATTGCAGGAATAGTTACAGAGAGAG ACTACCTGAAGAAGATAATTGCACAGGGAAGAGCATCCAAATACACAAGGGTTGCGGAAATTATGACTAATGAG AGTAAGTTGATTACAGTGAGCTCTGATACAAACATTCTCCATGCGATGCAGTTGATGACAG ATAATAATATACGGCATGTGCCTGTCATAGATGGAAAGATAGTAGGCATGATTTCCATCGTAGATGTTGTTCGGGCAGTGGTAGAGCAGCAAAATCAGGAGGTGAAGCGTTTGAATGATTTCATCAAAGGAGATTACTATTAG